The Sinorhizobium sp. B11 genomic interval AGATGACAGCAGTGCCGTTCTTGGCCGCGGTCCGAATGAGACCGAACAGCATCTCAGTTGCCTCCTGATCCAACGAGGCAGTAGGCTCGTCGAGGATCAAGAGCTTGGGGTTCACGGCAATTGCTTTACCGATCTCAAGCAGATGCTTCTGGGCCACCGTCATATGACCAGATCGCATGTTCAAAGGCAGGTCGAGACAAACCGATCTCAAGGTCTGCTGAGCCAAATCTCGCGTCGAACGATTTCGCAGCACCGAAGCGGGCAGAGCTACACTAAGGTTCTCCAAGATCGAGAGATCGTTCAGGATGGCCGGATGCTGGAAGCATATGGCAATTCCAAGAGAAGCCGCCATGTCGGGCGACATCTGCGGGACCTGCTGTCCCTCGAAGATGATCTCGCCTTCGGTGGGTTGCAGCGTACCAGCGATGATGTTCATCAGCGTGGACTTACCTGCACCGTTTTCACCCAGGATGGCGTGGACCTCGCCCGGCTTGAAGTCGACATTGATGTCGCGCAGCGCCGGGATCGCAGCGAAGTACTTCGATATTCCGGCCAGCCGGATCGTCTCTTCGGTAGTCGCCGGTGAAAGTGTCTCGTATGCGTTCATTTCAACTGCTGCCATGGTCCACGATCCAATTCCAAAGGATGACCTGCTCAAAGTACTCGCTCCGAGCAGGCCTCAAGACGATTGGCTATTTTCCAACAGCCTTGGCTTGCTCTTCCGCAGGAAGCTCAGACGATAGGTAAATCGCGCCGGGCAACTCCTTCCGGCACTGGACTGGGTTCGGCTTCCCCGAAACGGAGTCCTCGAAACCCGGCGCCTTGAACACCTCGTCCTTCGGTGGCGTTCCGCCCGTCGCCAAAGCCACGGCCCATTGGACCGCCAACCTGACATTGTCGTTGCCAGTGGCAACGGTGAACAACTTGAAGTCGGGGTTCTTGTCCTTGTTCTCCTGCCAGAAGCAGCCCAAGGAGTTGCCGTCAGACGTAGCAAGGGCCGGTACCGACTTGCCCTGCTTTTCGAACAGCGGAAGCGCACCAACCAGCGAAGGTCCGAAGTCGGAAATGATAACGTCGATCTTCGGGTTCTTCGCGATTTCTGCCGTGAGCACCTTTTGCGTCAGCGCCGGATCCCAGTTCGTGACTGCGAAAGGCGCCTGGTTCACGAAAACATATTCGGGACCGAGCACCTTCTTCAGACCCTTCAGCTCGTCGAGGCCTTGGCTGTTTCCGGCTGGACCGCTCAAGAACAGCAGATTGCCTCCCTTGGGCAAAATCGTCTTGATCCAGTTGCCCCAGCTCTCGCCATCGTTCTCGAACGATGCGCCAACGAACTTCGAGTAGTTCTTTCCATCGGCGCCACCAACGGCCACGCGATAGGGAACGACGACCTTTCCGGATTTGAAGACGCTCGTGAGGGCTGGCAGAACGGCAGGTCCTGCATCACCGAAAACGACCAGGGCATCCAAACCCTTTGCGGCCATGCTCTTGATATCCGAAATGGACTTCATGGTATCGCCTTGGCCGTCGGCGTATTCGTACTTGGTTATGCTGGGGCACAGCTCAACCGTCTGCTTGCCGGAAGCGGTCGTGACCTGGCGCCAACTGTTGCCGCCATAGCCGTCGAGCAAAGCAAGTGTCGCCTTCTTTGGCCCGCACCAGGACGGCGTTTCGGCCTGAGCCGCTCCCGCAATCGCAATCCCGCTGAGCGCGGTCGTCACTGCCAGTCCGAGATAAGTTGCAAGTTCCCTATATTTCATTTTGCGTCCTCCACTTTTGTTGCTGAAGTTTTCCCACCTTGGTTCATCGACCAACGGATCGAATAAACCGCGATACCGAAGCCCAGAGCGAGTGCCTGGATGATTGTCTGAGCTGAAAAGGGCACGCCGATCGTCAGCGCGAACAGGCTCAGGTGATTTAGGAAAAATGCTGCGATAACCGTCGAGACTGGGAAGCCCCGTCCCCCGAGCAGCGATGTTCCGCCTAACACCACGACGGCAACCGACGGCAGCAGCAGGCTATCGCCCTGAAAAGCGGTCGGCTCACGTGTTATTCCCGCGATGAGCGTCCCGGCCAGGCAGTAAAGAAGCTGAGCATAGATGTAGGCCATCATCTGATGGAGGCGCACGTTCAAGCCAGCGGCCTTGCCAGCCAGGGGATTGGCACCGATCGCCTCGAACCTGCGACCGGCCACGGTCTTCTTGAGCGCGAACGAGACGACAGCCATAGCGCCAAGTGCGAAGAGCACCGAGTTCGGCAATCCCAACGTCTCGCCGCCTGCGATCTCGGCCAGAAGATTGGTGGTGATGGATGGCACGCCGCCCGACACCGCGAAAACTGCACTGTAAAAAAGGGCGTTGGTGCCGATCGTCGCAATGATTGCATTCAGCCTGAAGAAGCTCACCAAGGCGCCGTTGAGAATGCCCGCCGCGACACACAGTCCGGCAGAAAGAAGCACGGCCTGGAAAAGCAACCCGTCGTCCTGCTGGGGATAGTGCGTGGCGATGACCACGGATAACGACACGGCGCCGGGGAGAGACAGATCGAAACCACCCTGCTGCACGACGAGGAGTTGGCCTAGGCCGACGATGGCTATGATTGCAGCAAACGGAAGGCTTCCCGAGAGAGCGCCGCTCGAA includes:
- a CDS encoding ABC transporter permease, with protein sequence MPNASPIADIGLPKETTLRIPFTRNFVTVVFSTLVLVVLCALFAPSSLSSGALSGSLPFAAIIAIVGLGQLLVVQQGGFDLSLPGAVSLSVVIATHYPQQDDGLLFQAVLLSAGLCVAAGILNGALVSFFRLNAIIATIGTNALFYSAVFAVSGGVPSITTNLLAEIAGGETLGLPNSVLFALGAMAVVSFALKKTVAGRRFEAIGANPLAGKAAGLNVRLHQMMAYIYAQLLYCLAGTLIAGITREPTAFQGDSLLLPSVAVVVLGGTSLLGGRGFPVSTVIAAFFLNHLSLFALTIGVPFSAQTIIQALALGFGIAVYSIRWSMNQGGKTSATKVEDAK
- a CDS encoding substrate-binding domain-containing protein — encoded protein: MKYRELATYLGLAVTTALSGIAIAGAAQAETPSWCGPKKATLALLDGYGGNSWRQVTTASGKQTVELCPSITKYEYADGQGDTMKSISDIKSMAAKGLDALVVFGDAGPAVLPALTSVFKSGKVVVPYRVAVGGADGKNYSKFVGASFENDGESWGNWIKTILPKGGNLLFLSGPAGNSQGLDELKGLKKVLGPEYVFVNQAPFAVTNWDPALTQKVLTAEIAKNPKIDVIISDFGPSLVGALPLFEKQGKSVPALATSDGNSLGCFWQENKDKNPDFKLFTVATGNDNVRLAVQWAVALATGGTPPKDEVFKAPGFEDSVSGKPNPVQCRKELPGAIYLSSELPAEEQAKAVGK